Proteins from a single region of Aureibacter tunicatorum:
- a CDS encoding AsmA-like C-terminal region-containing protein → MKLLKATAWLFILMIALFSLAFGLFYLNQNAIKEKIVSIANESQPGYLEISSVELELFYDFPNTTLGIDGLKYYESKEPNATDSANFPILKMDKMHCSIDMLALLKGNISLKSLVFEDGYIGLRKHEDGTLNLSNALGFDILAADTSQQAQTDTAKANFENLLVDIQKVSLDNIIIDLENKKKESRTAFKIDNITTSFQFQPENVNLNLDIDIELLGVAMNNKILGKGKKLQLNTSATFDRSQKRFDLAPSTLILDAAAFNLSGYYDALNDGYVDAKIEATQPDIQSVLSLLSYQQKALKRIKHENGSVSITASAKGPTKGQHPHIDVDIKLDDIAFSSTETNVSLRDFNLSMHFDNGDSNTLESSTVLIDKLEGTSSKGQFNAYLKANNLKNPHVIAKINADLDLKGWEKILDLQGISDLDGQLQAVVDFDQTINLDNIHSKDLLKDSKKNGIILKNISFKSEHYDKPIQNINGVFYLYENLVGIHNLQASLGENKVKVNGNVANFSSLIYGTKEVIKAKLDINAEKLILSELLSPDSTLSNSIDEEIDNFHLVCNAKVLSTDLLNKKLPEFSFEIENWSMDLKNMADLKNLHGIMGIKGKAMGIKKLEGVIGDSDFKLIAGINNFDAIFKNNRDSLQMMEFGFDIESKQMKMEDLTVYNGNSILPSPYDKEALSSFHINGGMKISNHEIIALNDSTQEKALPKASVYINALEGTTKFYPLALRDFKFNINLDKGNIDVSEFKGKLGKSDFSFTAHLKDFDKAKKENLPELLKGEFAFNAKALDLNELMSFHLPESKNASSEEELIELQQQSLKSGERKLFKNNLPNLVFEANIDEIHFLDYDIKRMNGTITSKNKKIDLENLSYNIAKGDMIINGFIDGSQKDSIKINSSASILGMNIEDMKFKMTYEDIDIDFTRNFEGTLDAKLTSNLTINPDLTVDLGKSEAKVEASLKNGRVKDFAPMEMLSSYFGNKDLSNVKFDEIKNSFVLEDAKLVIPKMDINSTIGHIKFSGEQDLNMNMEYYVDVPLKLIRSVAWNMLVSKKKKEKDGEDEIQKASKGAYITVNVKGNMDDYNIGIGKKKAKKNKKKDKTS, encoded by the coding sequence ATGAAACTTTTAAAAGCAACAGCATGGCTGTTCATCTTGATGATTGCGCTTTTTAGCCTTGCCTTCGGGCTTTTTTATCTCAACCAAAATGCCATCAAAGAAAAAATCGTCTCAATCGCCAACGAATCGCAACCTGGTTATTTAGAGATTTCATCTGTTGAACTCGAACTTTTTTACGATTTTCCCAACACGACATTGGGCATTGACGGATTGAAATACTATGAATCAAAAGAGCCTAATGCCACAGATAGCGCAAACTTTCCTATCTTGAAAATGGATAAAATGCATTGCAGCATAGACATGCTCGCTTTGCTCAAAGGAAACATTTCTTTAAAAAGTCTGGTATTCGAAGACGGCTATATCGGACTGAGAAAACATGAAGATGGAACGCTTAATCTTAGCAATGCTTTAGGATTTGACATCCTTGCCGCTGACACAAGCCAACAAGCGCAAACGGATACTGCTAAAGCAAACTTTGAAAACTTATTGGTTGATATTCAAAAGGTCTCTTTGGACAATATCATCATCGATCTTGAAAATAAGAAAAAAGAAAGCAGAACCGCTTTTAAAATCGACAATATAACTACGTCATTCCAATTCCAACCCGAAAATGTCAACTTGAATTTGGATATCGACATTGAGCTTCTTGGCGTAGCAATGAATAATAAAATCTTAGGCAAAGGCAAAAAGCTTCAGCTTAACACATCCGCGACTTTCGATAGAAGTCAAAAACGATTTGACTTGGCCCCCTCCACTCTTATATTAGACGCAGCGGCCTTTAACTTGTCCGGCTATTATGACGCTTTGAATGATGGTTATGTTGATGCCAAAATAGAAGCAACTCAACCTGACATACAGTCAGTGCTCAGTTTGCTCTCATACCAACAAAAAGCCCTCAAGAGAATAAAACATGAAAATGGCTCCGTGAGCATTACTGCCTCCGCGAAAGGACCAACCAAAGGCCAACATCCTCACATAGATGTTGACATCAAACTGGATGACATCGCATTTTCTTCCACTGAGACCAATGTCAGCCTGAGAGATTTCAACTTATCAATGCACTTTGACAATGGAGACAGCAATACATTGGAAAGCAGTACCGTATTGATTGATAAACTCGAAGGAACATCTTCAAAAGGACAGTTTAACGCCTATTTGAAAGCCAATAACCTTAAAAATCCTCATGTCATCGCCAAAATCAATGCTGATTTGGATCTTAAAGGTTGGGAAAAGATTCTTGACCTGCAAGGCATATCGGATCTGGATGGACAATTGCAAGCTGTGGTGGATTTTGACCAAACCATAAATCTTGATAACATTCATTCAAAAGATTTACTAAAAGACTCGAAAAAAAATGGAATCATATTAAAGAACATATCTTTCAAGTCAGAACACTATGACAAACCCATACAAAACATTAATGGAGTCTTTTATTTATATGAAAACCTAGTAGGCATTCATAACCTCCAAGCAAGTTTGGGAGAAAACAAAGTCAAAGTCAACGGCAATGTCGCGAATTTTAGTTCACTGATATATGGAACGAAAGAAGTGATAAAAGCCAAATTAGACATCAATGCGGAAAAATTGATATTAAGCGAATTGCTAAGCCCGGACTCAACATTGTCAAATTCCATAGATGAAGAAATCGACAACTTTCACCTTGTTTGCAATGCAAAAGTTCTTTCCACTGACCTGCTGAATAAAAAGCTTCCCGAGTTCTCCTTTGAAATCGAAAACTGGAGCATGGATCTCAAAAATATGGCAGACCTTAAAAACCTGCATGGAATCATGGGAATCAAAGGAAAAGCTATGGGAATAAAAAAACTTGAAGGAGTCATTGGAGACAGCGACTTTAAACTTATCGCTGGGATCAATAACTTCGACGCCATTTTCAAAAACAATCGAGATTCATTGCAAATGATGGAATTCGGATTTGATATCGAATCCAAGCAAATGAAAATGGAAGATTTAACCGTTTACAATGGCAATAGCATACTACCATCTCCATATGACAAAGAAGCTTTAAGCTCATTCCATATCAATGGCGGAATGAAAATTTCAAATCATGAGATTATCGCGTTAAATGACTCCACACAAGAAAAAGCTTTGCCAAAAGCCAGCGTTTATATCAATGCGCTTGAAGGCACTACTAAATTCTACCCTTTGGCTTTGAGAGATTTCAAATTCAACATCAATCTTGACAAAGGAAACATTGACGTCTCGGAATTCAAAGGCAAGCTAGGCAAAAGCGACTTTAGCTTTACTGCTCACCTGAAAGACTTTGACAAAGCGAAAAAAGAAAACTTGCCTGAACTTCTCAAAGGCGAATTCGCATTCAATGCCAAAGCGCTGGACTTGAACGAACTCATGAGTTTTCATTTACCTGAGAGCAAGAATGCGTCAAGCGAAGAAGAGCTTATCGAATTGCAACAACAAAGCCTTAAAAGCGGAGAAAGAAAGCTCTTCAAAAACAATTTGCCAAATCTCGTCTTCGAAGCGAATATCGATGAAATTCACTTCCTAGACTATGATATTAAAAGAATGAATGGAACTATCACTTCAAAAAATAAAAAAATCGACCTTGAAAACCTTTCATACAATATCGCTAAAGGAGACATGATCATAAATGGTTTCATTGACGGCAGTCAAAAAGACAGTATTAAAATCAACAGCTCGGCTTCGATACTTGGTATGAATATCGAAGACATGAAGTTCAAGATGACTTACGAAGATATTGACATTGACTTTACTCGTAATTTTGAAGGCACATTGGACGCTAAATTGACTTCGAACCTTACAATCAATCCTGATTTAACTGTAGACCTTGGCAAAAGCGAAGCAAAAGTCGAGGCATCGCTCAAAAACGGAAGAGTCAAAGACTTCGCCCCAATGGAAATGCTATCAAGCTATTTTGGCAATAAGGATTTGAGCAATGTCAAATTTGATGAAATAAAAAACAGTTTTGTGCTTGAAGACGCTAAACTTGTTATTCCCAAAATGGACATCAATTCCACCATCGGACATATTAAATTCTCGGGAGAGCAAGATCTTAACATGAACATGGAATACTATGTAGACGTGCCATTGAAGCTTATACGAAGTGTTGCTTGGAACATGCTTGTCAGTAAAAAGAAAAAAGAAAAAGATGGAGAGGATGAAATTCAAAAAGCAAGCAAGGGAGCATATATAACTGTCAATGTAAAAGGCAATATGGATGATTACAATATTGGCATCGGAAAAAAGAAAGCCAAGAAAAACAAAAAGAAGGACAAAACTTCTTAA
- a CDS encoding porin family protein encodes MQTTNIRNLLHLYGKQVSKCLIMAMVLIMVMPKGAAFGQKKNKNKGKSPNRHLYSYNLPNYDQKKLQYGFLIGLHSSIYKLKYSDAFTQSSMFDQVQAINTRPGIGFALGFIGNLRISEFFDFRITPKVTFNEYGLDYVYVNDAMPEHFLMTSESVSNTMVEVPILFRLKSLRRGNSRMYLIGGFTPAFEASGKKDEEVVFETKKFNLSLEIGFGLEQYFELFKFAPELRFSFGVLDQLGANEDRNITKGMEKLTTNTVSLYLQFQ; translated from the coding sequence ATGCAAACCACTAACATTCGGAATCTGCTCCATTTATACGGGAAGCAAGTAAGCAAATGCTTGATCATGGCCATGGTCTTGATTATGGTCATGCCAAAGGGGGCGGCTTTTGGGCAAAAAAAGAATAAAAACAAGGGAAAAAGTCCTAACAGGCATTTGTACAGTTACAATCTTCCCAATTACGATCAGAAAAAGTTGCAGTACGGATTTTTAATCGGCTTGCATAGCTCGATTTATAAATTGAAGTATTCTGACGCTTTTACTCAGTCGTCAATGTTTGATCAGGTGCAAGCCATTAATACTAGACCGGGAATTGGCTTTGCTTTGGGATTCATCGGGAATTTGAGGATTTCTGAGTTTTTTGACTTTAGAATTACTCCAAAGGTTACTTTTAATGAATATGGCTTGGACTATGTATATGTGAATGATGCTATGCCGGAGCATTTCTTGATGACTAGCGAGTCGGTGAGCAATACGATGGTGGAAGTGCCTATTTTGTTTAGATTGAAGTCTCTAAGGAGAGGCAATTCAAGGATGTATTTGATTGGCGGTTTTACACCTGCATTCGAAGCGTCAGGCAAGAAAGATGAAGAAGTTGTTTTTGAGACGAAGAAATTTAATTTGTCCTTGGAGATAGGATTTGGCTTGGAGCAGTATTTTGAGCTTTTCAAGTTCGCGCCTGAGCTAAGGTTTTCATTTGGAGTCTTGGATCAACTTGGAGCTAACGAAGATCGAAATATCACAAAGGGAATGGAAAAACTAACGACTAATACAGTATCTCTGTATCTACAGTTCCAATAG
- the ubiE gene encoding bifunctional demethylmenaquinone methyltransferase/2-methoxy-6-polyprenyl-1,4-benzoquinol methylase UbiE codes for MKVVPYKDQKGSKKEQVADMFNNISKRYDLLNHLLSMGIDIYWRKQAVKILKKHQPELVLDIATGTGDFAIQALDAKPKKIIGVDISEGMLAVGKEKIKKAGLEDKIELRMGDSEKLLFEDNKFDAVIVSFGVRNFENLEKGLSDMFRVLKPGGKLIVIEFSKPKVFPMKQLYNFYFKNILPLIGKIISKDQSAYTYLPESVNAFPDGEKFTGILDKIGYKETLCKPLTFGICSIYTGSK; via the coding sequence ATGAAAGTAGTACCTTACAAAGATCAAAAAGGCAGCAAGAAGGAACAAGTGGCGGATATGTTTAATAATATCAGCAAGAGATACGATCTGTTGAATCATTTATTGAGCATGGGGATTGACATTTACTGGCGTAAGCAGGCCGTTAAGATCCTTAAAAAACATCAGCCGGAGCTTGTTTTGGATATTGCCACAGGTACTGGTGATTTTGCAATACAAGCTTTGGATGCCAAGCCTAAGAAGATTATCGGAGTGGATATATCTGAAGGAATGTTGGCTGTGGGCAAGGAGAAGATCAAAAAGGCAGGACTTGAAGATAAGATTGAGTTGCGAATGGGCGATTCGGAGAAGCTTCTGTTTGAAGATAATAAGTTCGACGCTGTGATTGTATCTTTCGGCGTGAGAAACTTTGAAAATTTGGAGAAAGGCTTGTCTGATATGTTCAGAGTGTTGAAGCCTGGAGGAAAGTTGATTGTCATTGAATTTTCCAAGCCAAAGGTTTTTCCTATGAAGCAACTTTATAATTTTTACTTCAAGAATATATTGCCTCTTATTGGTAAGATTATTTCCAAGGATCAGTCGGCCTATACTTATTTGCCAGAATCAGTAAATGCTTTTCCTGACGGGGAGAAATTTACAGGCATCTTAGATAAGATAGGTTATAAAGAGACACTATGCAAACCACTAACATTCGGAATCTGCTCCATTTATACGGGAAGCAAGTAA
- a CDS encoding pyruvate dehydrogenase complex E1 component subunit beta, producing MREIQFREALREAMSEEMRKDENIFIMGEEVAQYNGAYKVTQGMLDEFGADRVIDTPIAELGFAGIGVGAAMNGLRPIIEFMTFNFSLVAIDQIINSAAKMKSMSGGQFEVPMVFRGPTGNAGQLAAQHSQNFENWYANCPGLKVVIPSNPKDAKGLLKASIRDNDPTIFMESELMYGDKGPVPEGEYIIPIGQAEVVREGADVTIVSFGKMMKVVNQAAEELAKEGINAEVIDLKTVRPIDYPTLVESVKKTNRLVIIEEAWPLASISTELTYHIQKHAFDYLDAPVQRITNRDVPLPYAPTLIEAVLPNVKRTIDAVKAVMYK from the coding sequence ATGAGAGAAATACAGTTTAGAGAGGCGCTCCGAGAGGCCATGTCAGAGGAGATGAGAAAGGATGAGAATATCTTTATCATGGGTGAGGAAGTTGCACAGTACAACGGTGCTTACAAGGTGACTCAAGGAATGCTTGACGAGTTTGGCGCGGACCGTGTGATTGACACTCCGATTGCTGAGCTAGGTTTTGCAGGTATTGGTGTAGGAGCGGCGATGAATGGCTTGAGGCCAATTATTGAATTCATGACGTTCAACTTTTCATTGGTGGCGATCGACCAGATTATCAACTCTGCGGCAAAGATGAAATCTATGTCAGGAGGCCAGTTCGAGGTTCCTATGGTATTTAGAGGACCAACTGGAAACGCCGGTCAGCTAGCAGCTCAACACTCTCAAAACTTCGAAAACTGGTATGCAAACTGTCCAGGATTGAAAGTTGTGATTCCTTCAAACCCTAAAGATGCGAAAGGATTGCTTAAAGCTTCAATCAGAGACAATGACCCAACAATATTCATGGAATCTGAATTGATGTACGGCGATAAAGGACCAGTTCCTGAAGGCGAATACATTATTCCTATCGGTCAAGCTGAAGTAGTAAGAGAAGGCGCTGATGTAACGATTGTTTCTTTTGGTAAAATGATGAAAGTAGTGAATCAAGCTGCTGAGGAATTGGCCAAAGAAGGAATCAACGCTGAAGTAATTGACTTGAAAACGGTAAGACCAATAGATTATCCGACTTTGGTTGAGTCAGTGAAGAAAACGAATAGACTAGTTATTATTGAAGAAGCTTGGCCATTGGCTTCGATCTCTACAGAACTTACTTACCATATTCAAAAGCATGCGTTCGATTATCTTGACGCGCCAGTTCAAAGAATCACAAATAGAGACGTGCCGCTTCCATACGCACCAACGTTAATCGAAGCAGTATTGCCAAATGTAAAAAGAACTATTGACGCGGTAAAAGCTGTAATGTACAAATAA